A window of Pleuronectes platessa chromosome 20, fPlePla1.1, whole genome shotgun sequence genomic DNA:
TCATACTCTCAGATAACAGAGTAAAGATGAAGCTAAGTTACTTCTTTAACCTGGTTAGTGAATTACCTATAGCACAACACCATTAGCGTGTAATACGACTCCCCTGTTGTCTATTAACCCGGGCTAGGCGCTCTGGTCCCCGGGATGTGAACCACGTACCTGCACTCTGGAGTCAACATCAATGTTTTCAAGCTAACGCCACGTTAATTAGCTTAACCAGTCTTTTTGGGTATAGCTACTTCTGACGTGAGCTAACGTAAATAACGTAGCGATGTGTCACCGGGTGAGGGTTAAACCACTGGTTAACCGTCACCTACGGTTAGTTAGcgttaaagaataaaaaaaagttaacgGAGTGAAAGTAGTGAAGTTAAAAACCTCGAAGGGAGAAACCAACACCGAGGAGCGGGCTAGCATGTTAGCATCGCTGCTCTCCCGTCGCTTCTCGATCCATCTCCGCCGAGGGCTCGAGGGTGAAGATCCCAGTTTGAGTCGCTGGTTCCGGGGAAGAATCGCAAAGCGGAGCCGTGGGGGGGGAGTCGTCCATTTGCTTCAGTTTCTCGACTTCCTCAAAAAAACTGTCATAACCACACGCAGAGAGGAGAAGTAACgtccctcatcatcatcatcatcatcgtcatcttcGTCACCGACTGACTGAAGCTCTGCTGCAGCATCACctccagctgcccccccccccccagaataAGAGCACCACTATAACTAtaacagaaaaaataacatatttctatcatttaaattcacttcagCTGTATTTACATGGGAGGAAATTGCAATAGACATTTTATTTAGCTGAGAAATGCAAAAGATCCCAAATTAAGCAATCTACAAAAagtgaagaggaaacaaaataaTCAAACACTTAATGATGTTTGAAAAGTATAAACTTAATTCTCACCCCTTCTCCATAAGtcattcattattataatattataatgctatatatatattattatatctaTGAATATGTTGTTTACCTGTGCTCTATATTGTATATAATGTACAACACAtatatgtaataataaatacaatataaataataaaacataaggTTTGATATTTTCATACACCTACATGCCCAAAATCAAAAATAGACAAATTTGCATTGTTATTCATAGCAGAAAAAAAGTGGAAGATAAATGAAGGAACGATAAACATTTAGTGAACAAATAAAAGTAGTGATTGTCacatcctctcttcatcctctgcaCTTTGTGAACAAACATATATTTGTACTTTATTTTGAACTGGGTTGTGTTTGGATATTGTTTTAACTCCACATTCAAACTGGTCCACAAGTGTTTTAGTTGATAATAAACTTCAGTGCTGCAAATCTCCCACATATTATGATCTGGTTTGTGGACTTAGTGGAAAAGTTGCATTTGAAGAAGATGAAATATCATTTTATGAATTAAATCTTGTTGTAAATTTCCGGTTTGCTGCAGTGCTGTGGGAAGGGGAGGCGCCCTGGATCCTCCCCGCCCCTCGGCCCCTTATATGGTCCGTCTGGCGGTGTGACGTGCGGCTACATCCACCCGGCGAAAAGTGGACACGAGACATCGGTGTGCTCCGGAGACCAGAGACTCATTGAACAGGTAATTCACGCGTTAATGGCGACTGACAGCGCCGGCTCGAGTGAATAACACCCGCCGGTTGTTGCGGGATTATACGCGAGTTGGATAAATGTGACTTAGCCGCTGAATTATCCGCGTTTCGGAGCCGGCCGGTCGAAGCCGGGTGGGCCTCGCGTCAAGCTAACTCCCGCGGCGCGGGCCTGGTAGTAGAAGCTAGGCGCCGTTGTTAGCTTAGCCAAGAAAAAGCTAACGCGGGTCAATTTAGCCGGGGGGGGAAATGGACGTGATATACCTTCTCGTGTGTGACACCGAGGCTCAACGTGTGGGCCACGTTGTCCCGGTATCATCACCGGCTCACTGCCTCAAAGTGACAGTGTCTGATGCTGATGTTAGCGGGGTTAGCGGCTCCGTTTGGCCGCTAGCAGCCAGGCCACCAGAGCCCCAGCGTGCGAGCAGGTGGGACCGAGGGGCACTCGAGAGGGAAATGAGCTCATGGTTAGCATCACCGTTATCCCGGCTCGCCACTGGCCACCATTGTTAATCGCGTTAGGCCTTTTGCTTTCAACACACCGGCCCTTTCTTCTGAAATCGAGCTGTACGCTTTTACCGGTAAGTGGTTTCCCCTCGCGACGTCAGCATCCGCCAACGATTAGTCATTTCCACCCTGACTCACACTCAGGTTCTATCTGACTGGAGCAATCAGAGACATCTCGTTGTTATGAAATCCTCGTGCTTCCTCGAGAGTCTGTGTCCactgatgtccccccccccctcacaacaTGGCGATATGAGGGAGTTAAGActtgtctatttttttttaatcctcctGAATAGCCCTGCACAACCATGCCGTCCGACTTGGCAAAGAAGAAGGCAGCGAAGAAGAAGGAGGCCGCCAAAGGCCGTGGGCGCACCAAGAAATCTGATGAGCTCGATGGGGAAGGTGACCAACCAGGGGCCCAGACTAACGGAGCGAGCAATGGTGAGAGGCCTGATCTGAATAACCACTTATTTTGTTATCTCTACAGCCCTTTAAAGCTGACAAGCGCTCTTGGCAGATGTGGAGAGTAAACCCTGaatcaatgtttttttgttttgacaggTGTCGAGGTTATAACTAAGGAGCTGGACGAGTTTGAGCTTCTGAAGATGGAGGCGCGGGCGGTGACAGGCGTTCTGGCCTCTCACCCCAACAGCACCGACGTCCACGTTGCCTCCCTGTCGCTCACCTTCCACGGGCaggagctgctgtcagacaccgATCTGGAGCTCAACTCCGGCAGACGCTACGGCCTCCTCGGACTCAACGGCACAGGTAAGTTATTAATGTTTCCAATAAGTTGTACATCTCATGTGTTTCAGGATGGTCTCCCTGAGTTGATTTGACCGTAACACCCATTAAGCACTAGAAGTTGATTTTTGTAACCGCTagtaatatcatttttattctgttcaGGAAAATCCATGCTGTTGTCAGCCATCGGGCTTCGTGAGATTCCCATTCCAGAGCACATCGATATTTACCACTTGACCCGGGAGATGCCCCCCAGTGAAAAGACGGCTCTGGAGTGTGTAATGGAGGTGGATGATCAGAGGATTATGCTGgagaaggaggcagagagacTGGGCGCTGAGGACGGTGAGTTACATGTGATGCTCCATGAAATGATAAACTGTGGAGGGCACATGAAAAACAACTTGGCCTGAGCAAGCAGACTTAATTCAGAACAGTCTTGTATATACTCGTGTAGCTAAATGAAATCAATAATAAATGAATCTCTTTTCCTTCACAGCCTCGTGTGAGAAGCTGATGGAGCTGTATGAGCGTCTTGAGGAGCTGGATGCAGACAAGGCAGAGATGCGCGCCTCACGGATCCTCCACGGTTTGGGTTTCACCGCTGCtatgcagaagaagaaaatgaaggacttcagtggaggatggaggatgcgTGTTGCTCTGTCCAGGTAAAGACCCCGAGCTTCTGTTACATCGTAAGTGAGCTACTTTGTGTGAAGTGCAGCTGAATGTGCTCAGCTGAGCTGCATCTTGCACCAACCTCATTTAATTCCGAATGTTCCTGTTTTGCTCTCAAATCAAGAGCGTTTTCTGAGTGACACTCGAAGCTAACACGGGTGTCGGTCACACATTTATGGTAACACCCATGGAAGAGAAGTAGCCCATATATGGAAACACATTTGCTTTATACGAAGTTATTCAAGATTGGAATTAAAGAGCTGTTGCTTATACATTAAGTTTCTGTAattgaaactaaaataaatatccACTGTTTTTACAGAGCTCTGTTTATCAAGCCCTTCATGTTGTTGCTGGATGAGCCCACTAACCACTTGGACCTGGATGCTTGTGTGTGGCTGGAAGAGGAGCTCAAAGTGTAAGTTAACTTATTTCATTGCTTCATTAGTCCAAACAGTTGTGTACATGTATGAATATGCGGAGATGTGTATTAACACAACCTGGTGGTTCTCAGGTTCAAGCGAATCCTCGTTCTCATCTCACACTCTCAAGACTTCCTGAATGGTGTGTGCACCAACATCATTCACCTACATCAGAGAAAACTGAAATACTACACGGTAAGATCCCTTGCTGGCGTCTTAATGTAAAATCAAGACAGTTTGGCATCATCGGAAAGTGATGGACATATCCTGAACTGACGGCCTCCTGCGATTTCCTCCTGCTAAATAAGGAAACCAGGGGTAGGCTGTTGCTAATTCTGtgtgtgggaagacccgttggatGACCATGCTTTTCTATTTATAACTTAAGGGCAACTTTGACCAGTATATGAAGACCAGAGATGAACTGGAGGAGAATCAGATGAAGCGCTTCAACTGGGAACAGGACCAGATAACACAcatgaaggtaaaaaaaataaaatgtgaatccATTACTACATGGTGCCAGTAATCATATTGTACAGTactgaatacatttttagaATATGCATAATTAATCCTATTAACACACAAATGGACAAAGGGGCCATTTCCCACTACAAAACTCACTCGACTGTGGCAGTTAAGTAAATAACGTGATCAGCTGACAGGGTGTAGGCTCCAGCAAACGTGGACACTAACAATTTGCTGAGGAAAATACAGCAAGTGACTCATCTTGTTTTCTGAGCAGTGGCTTCAAACAATCATCCTGCAGCTTATTCAATCAAGATGCGCACTCATTGTTCTGTTTACACCTCTCCTCCAGAATTACATTGCCAGGTTTGGTCACGGTTCTGCAAAACTGGCACGACAGGCACAGAGCAAAGAGAAGACTCTGCAGAAGATGGTGGCGTCTGGCTTGACTGAAAAAGTCACGAATGACAAGGTATGGTACTGGTTTACTGGTAGGCTCGTACTGGTGCTTAGCAAACCACCTCATTAAGGACAAGCAGTGGTTTTGACCAGGTGACACTCACTGGGCAggttttttacttttgatactaaTACCTCCCTTCCCCTTCTGCAGACTCTGTCATTTAATTTCCCAGCCTGTGGGAAGATTCCTCCTCCTGTTATCATGGTTCAGAATGTGAGCTTCAAGTACAGTGAAGACACAGTGAGTACGCTTCATATCACATCATGAACACAGCTTCACTCAGTTACTTCTCAGTCTCACTCATCTGTTGATGTATCCTGCAGCCGTACATCTATAAAGACCTGGAGTTTGGTATTGACCTGGACACCCGCGTGGCTCTGGTGGGGCCCAATGGAGCAGGGAAGTCTACGCTACTGAAGCTGCTGATGGGAGAGGTTGGTACAAAGCACATCCCCAGGATCCTGCGACAACCTCCTGTTTTCAGagtgtaaatatttaatatttttcctCTTCGTAGCTCCTGCCCTCCGACGGCATGATCCGCAAACATTCTCACGTCAAGATTGGAAGATATCATCAGGTAACTGCACTTGAACACTGCAGTGCACGAGTTCATCTGAGTCCTCACAGTTCACAGCATGTCACACCTTGAAAAGTTCTTTTGAAGTAGCACGTGCACTCAAGTGACGGTCTCCCACGTTTCTGCCCTTTGTTACAGCATCTGACAGAGCAGCTGGAGCTGGACCTGTCTCCTCTGGAGTACATGATGAAGTGTTATCCTGGTATCAAAGAAAAGGAGGATATGAGGAAGATCATTGGCCGCTACGGCCTGACGGGGAAACAGCAGGTGCGAATAGGATTTTCCACATGATGTCTGATTCAAACAATGTGACTTGACTGTTTGGTCTTTGTGCTGAGTTGACTCCTGATGTGTTTTCCAGACGAGTCCAATCAGGAACTTGTCCGACGGTCAGAAGTGTCGGGTGTGTTTTGCCTGGCTGGCCTGGCAGACCCCTCACCTGCTGTTCCTTGACGAGCCCACCAATCACTTGGATATCGAGACCATCGATGCATTGGCAGAGGCAATCAATGAGTTTGAGGGCGGCACGATGCTGGTTAGCCACGACTTCAGGCTAATTCAGCAGGTACGCATTCATTTGATGGATTCATGGAATATTTAGTTTGAAACGGAGCTGTGAAATAAAGGTGTTATGATTTATAACATTTTGATTCTTTCCTTCAGGTGGCGCAGGAGATCTGGGTGTGCGAGAATCAGACCATCACAAAGTGGAACAGGGACATCCTGGCATACAAGGAGCACTTGAAATCAAAGATCGCAAGGGCGCAACATGACATCTAATTCAACGTCCCACTGAGCCACTCCTCTATCTTGTGTTATGACCCGAAGGCTCACAAGGGGATGAGCCGCATTTGCATCGCGGGAAATCTCCCAACGACAAGAACTGAAACAATCTCTTTATGCATCTTCTCAGACGCGTCTCTTGAACATGTTGTACTGTATTTCCATCTCGGTTTCGACAGTGCTGCATCGTGCTACACCCaaccctctcccccccctcacctcaggctgcactctgattggctgattcaCCTGAAGCATCTCAGTGCATTTTGGAATGCATTCCATCGTGCTGTGTTGATAGAaacgttttattttttccaaatgTTTTATCCCGGCACGTATGCAGCAGCTTTTATGATATTTAAAAGTTGACTTAttactacttttttttttttttttttctcctccgtGTAGAAGCAGTTCTGCCTTATTTAACAATGTAATGCAATAAAGAGTTTGTCAGAATAAACAGATCATAAAAACAGCACAGTTAGTCTCATGTTCTCTTTTATTCATTCTAAACTCAATGAATACAGTGCTGGTATCTTCAAATCAAAGGCTTCTAGGGAAATAAACTGTTCAACATCTGTAAACAAAAGGACAAAACTTGAAATGATAAGTTGCTTTGGATTCTGATGTGTGCCCCAAGGCTGCATAAATAACCATCTACATCTACACAGCCACTACAATATACTTCTCACCAAGTATCTGAGTAAATGGCTTGGCTGCCCCTAAATATCTTTGCAAAGTAACATTGATAAAATAAGAATCTGAAAAAGCCACTTATAAACATCAGTCGAGGCCAATGCATCTCCAGGATGCAGTCTGGAAAACCTAACATCCATATGGGTCTGATTCCAAAAGTAAAAACTTAAATCTCCTTCATTGTTTAACGCCCCTTACAGGTAAAACTGAAATAGACTGATGTTCTTGGTAAATCTAAAACATGGGCTGTAGATTAAGATGGAAGAGGAGCGTGAAGCAGAAGGGTTTCCGCTGCACTACAGGTTAGTACATATCTAAACAGCCCATGATTTAAATCCACTCAAACTTAACAGCGGTAGACATCTGTATTTGGTTCAAAAGACAATTAATTAAATAGTCTGTCCTTTAATTTCTAGTCTCAATAATCTGTTATTCATTACAGTCTGAAAATACATGCTGTGTTATACGTTACATTTCTGCCGATCACTGTTGTCTCAGACATACGAGGCTGCACATAAAGCTATAACgtttgtcgggggggggggggggggggggtgtctccTCCAGAGACCCagggctgcagtgtgtgtgtgagtaaataCTGAATGATtctatgtacagtatgtaaacGTTATTAACGGCCTAATTGTTAAACACAAGCCTCCGATTTAAGGTTTCAACGTAGCGTGGATGATTGACAGATTAGTGGCGCTAGTCTCTGTTGAAACAGTGCAAGTTGAAGGAGTGTTTTGGTGACGCTGTTCCCAGGTGATCCTggaggcagcgggggggggggggggggggggtaaaagagGACAGCAGCAGTCAGAGGCGCACTCAGGTGCAATATGAGAGGACTGtcccagcagggggggggggggtcgatgcTCATTGGGCCTCCCACTCCTCGTCCGACGCCTCATCGGGGGGGATGGCTCGGGTGTTGCTGGCCCGGATGTTGCTGATGTTGGTGAACGAGAGGAGGTTGGCGATACCCATCAGACTCACGCCGGTGCCGTCCAGGTTCACCTGAGCCAGGTGCATGTGTTTCAGGAACTTGAGACCTGAGGaggacagatacacacacggtGACATTGGTCCCAGTCAGGCAGAGAttacctgtgtgtgcgtgtagagGATGAGCCGGATGCAGAGGGAGGAGCTTACCGTGGTCAGTGATGCGTGTGCGGCTGAGATTAATTTTGACAAGCTGATTGCAGCGGATCACACCTCTCCTCACTACTGTGTCTCCCACCTGAGTGCTGGCTAATCCCAACACCTACAACAAGCAGAAAGACGTAGAATGAACAGGTTTCATAGTTCATTTTACTAAATAGGCAAAGCAGGTTGGATTTGTTCTCAAAGTTGGAATTAAATAGACAGGTTTGAGCAGAGGTTCACTCTTTCATTTTAAAAGCTGGTGGTTGATCACATTAAAACGACAAGGTTAACCCAGGgataaaataaaaccagtgtTAATGT
This region includes:
- the abcf2b gene encoding ATP-binding cassette, sub-family F, member 2b; protein product: MPSDLAKKKAAKKKEAAKGRGRTKKSDELDGEGDQPGAQTNGASNGVEVITKELDEFELLKMEARAVTGVLASHPNSTDVHVASLSLTFHGQELLSDTDLELNSGRRYGLLGLNGTGKSMLLSAIGLREIPIPEHIDIYHLTREMPPSEKTALECVMEVDDQRIMLEKEAERLGAEDASCEKLMELYERLEELDADKAEMRASRILHGLGFTAAMQKKKMKDFSGGWRMRVALSRALFIKPFMLLLDEPTNHLDLDACVWLEEELKVFKRILVLISHSQDFLNGVCTNIIHLHQRKLKYYTGNFDQYMKTRDELEENQMKRFNWEQDQITHMKNYIARFGHGSAKLARQAQSKEKTLQKMVASGLTEKVTNDKTLSFNFPACGKIPPPVIMVQNVSFKYSEDTPYIYKDLEFGIDLDTRVALVGPNGAGKSTLLKLLMGELLPSDGMIRKHSHVKIGRYHQHLTEQLELDLSPLEYMMKCYPGIKEKEDMRKIIGRYGLTGKQQTSPIRNLSDGQKCRVCFAWLAWQTPHLLFLDEPTNHLDIETIDALAEAINEFEGGTMLVSHDFRLIQQVAQEIWVCENQTITKWNRDILAYKEHLKSKIARAQHDI